In Saccharothrix syringae, the following are encoded in one genomic region:
- a CDS encoding sensor histidine kinase: protein MVDFVHEALLYRDDEQYLASTVPFVCEGLAAGEPVLVAVPQERIDLLRSALGPAADRVEFLDMRRVGRNPGRIIPGVLTAFADTSSASRVRILDEPIWPGRTALEYPACVQHEALVNVAFEGRGTWVLCAYDSGTLTPDVLRDAEATHPVVVEDDRRRSSTGYREPLLTSEEFNRPLPPPPEDAITRRFDLDELSSVRRLVAEFGTDTGLTPDQVEDLVLAVNELTTNSVVHGGGVGTLLIWRESGIVVCEVRDSGRLANPMVGRRNPGASANGGYGVMLVNLLCDLVRVHTQDNGTTIRVWVGPPGQPV from the coding sequence GTGGTCGATTTCGTGCACGAGGCACTCCTCTACCGCGATGACGAGCAGTACCTCGCGAGCACGGTGCCGTTCGTGTGCGAAGGTCTGGCCGCCGGCGAGCCGGTGCTCGTCGCCGTGCCCCAGGAGCGCATCGACCTGCTGCGCTCCGCCCTGGGCCCGGCCGCCGACCGCGTCGAGTTCCTGGACATGCGGCGCGTGGGCCGCAACCCGGGCCGGATCATCCCCGGCGTGCTGACCGCGTTCGCGGACACCTCCTCCGCCTCCCGCGTCCGCATCCTCGACGAACCGATCTGGCCAGGCCGGACGGCCCTGGAGTACCCCGCCTGCGTGCAGCACGAGGCACTGGTCAACGTCGCCTTCGAGGGGCGCGGCACCTGGGTCCTGTGCGCCTACGACTCCGGAACCCTCACCCCGGACGTCCTCCGCGACGCGGAGGCCACCCACCCCGTCGTGGTCGAGGACGACCGCCGCCGCTCCAGCACCGGCTACCGCGAACCGCTCCTGACCTCGGAGGAGTTCAACCGCCCCCTGCCACCACCCCCCGAGGACGCGATCACCCGCCGGTTCGACCTGGACGAGCTGTCCTCCGTCCGACGCCTGGTGGCCGAGTTCGGCACCGACACGGGCCTGACCCCCGACCAGGTCGAGGACCTGGTGCTGGCCGTCAACGAGCTGACCACCAACAGCGTCGTGCACGGCGGCGGCGTGGGCACGCTGCTGATCTGGCGCGAGTCGGGCATCGTGGTGTGCGAGGTGCGCGACTCGGGCCGGCTGGCCAACCCGATGGTGGGCAGGCGCAACCCCGGCGCGAGCGCGAACGGCGGCTACGGCGTGATGCTGGTGAACCTCCTCTGCGACCTGGT
- a CDS encoding SDR family NAD(P)-dependent oxidoreductase translates to MNASENAPRPLAVVTGASSGIGLELARVFVEQGFDLVIAAENPTIEQAAQDLTTDNAQVTPVRADLSTYSGNEDLVAVIEHLNRPVAALAINAGVGVGGDFVDDSDLRTHLQVVDLNIGSAVHLAKRLIPRMVERGEGRVLFTSSVAATGPGPFHSVYAASKAFLASFSQSLREELRDSGVTVTALMPGPTDTDFFRRAGMEDTKVATGPRDDPAEVAREGYEALMAGKDHVVAGSLRNKAQAAAGRALPDPVKAKAMRTMTEPGSGKS, encoded by the coding sequence ATGAACGCATCGGAGAACGCACCCCGACCACTGGCAGTCGTGACCGGCGCCTCCAGCGGCATCGGCCTGGAACTGGCCAGGGTCTTCGTCGAACAGGGATTCGACCTGGTCATCGCGGCGGAGAACCCCACCATCGAACAGGCGGCACAAGACCTCACCACCGACAACGCCCAGGTAACCCCGGTCCGAGCAGACCTGTCCACGTACTCGGGCAACGAAGACCTGGTAGCGGTCATCGAGCACCTGAACAGGCCGGTAGCGGCCCTGGCGATCAACGCGGGCGTAGGCGTGGGCGGTGACTTCGTGGACGACAGCGACCTCCGCACCCACCTCCAGGTAGTGGACCTCAACATCGGCTCGGCAGTGCACCTGGCCAAGCGCCTGATCCCCCGAATGGTGGAACGAGGCGAAGGCCGCGTCCTCTTCACCTCGTCGGTGGCGGCAACCGGCCCGGGCCCGTTCCACTCCGTGTACGCCGCATCAAAAGCCTTCCTGGCCTCCTTCTCCCAGTCGCTGCGCGAAGAGCTGCGGGACAGCGGCGTAACCGTCACAGCACTCATGCCGGGCCCCACCGACACCGACTTCTTCCGCCGAGCAGGCATGGAGGACACCAAGGTCGCCACCGGCCCCAGGGACGACCCGGCCGAGGTGGCCCGGGAAGGCTACGAGGCCCTGATGGCGGGCAAGGACCACGTGGTGGCCGGGTCCCTGCGGAACAAGGCGCAGGCAGCAGCCGGACGAGCCCTGCCCGACCCGGTGAAGGCAAAGGCGATGCGCACCATGACCGAGCCGGGCAGCGGCAAGTCTTAG
- a CDS encoding SRPBCC family protein codes for MSIHARRDVPALPDLVFNAAADPSRLAAWLPAPYEVVGRNNDTLILHENGEPRQLNLAADYDRLLLTWEPLADHGCRGHLQVSLSGVAASVVELQVDDCPDDQLPARLLEALANEVEQNLTAG; via the coding sequence GTGAGCATCCACGCGCGACGCGACGTCCCCGCCCTCCCCGACCTGGTGTTCAACGCCGCCGCCGACCCCTCACGCCTGGCCGCGTGGCTGCCCGCCCCCTACGAGGTAGTGGGCCGCAACAACGACACCCTGATCCTCCACGAGAACGGCGAACCACGTCAGCTGAACCTGGCCGCCGACTACGACCGCCTCCTCCTGACCTGGGAACCCCTGGCCGACCACGGCTGCCGAGGCCACCTCCAAGTCTCCCTCTCCGGCGTAGCGGCCAGCGTCGTCGAACTCCAGGTCGACGACTGCCCGGACGACCAACTGCCGGCCCGCCTCCTGGAAGCCCTGGCAAACGAGGTTGAACAGAACCTGACCGCCGGCTGA
- a CDS encoding S8 family peptidase — MRHHRSTRLRVATALPVAAALLLAGVGYGYGAGQPGGQVLGAGAPGAVPNSYIAVLRDDTVSAQQTESLAADLAHRYGGRVEHTYTATVRGFSATMDEAGARRLAADPAVAYVEQDAVARATGTQDKPTWGLDRVDQKDLPLDSKYNYGNTAANVTAYVIDTGIHKEHPDFGGRAADGRDFIDNDSVAQDCNGHGTHVAGTIGSTTYGVAKDVKLVAVRVLNCQGSGQWSQVIAGIDWVAGNAVQPAVANMSLGGSASTSVDDAVKRLVAAGVTTALAAGNDNRDACNTSPARTPEAITVNATDSSDNRSSFSNYGTCTDIFAPGTGITSTWHTGSTNSISGTSMASPHVAGAAALYLGSVKATATPAEVAKALTDNATAGVVKNAGAGSPDKLLFTGFIGGGDPNPPTCTGGSNTDDVAIPDAGAAVTSSITVTGCAGTGAAATKVKVDIAHTYDADLVVDLLGPSGTAYPLHKSGGIGTSAGIHETFSVDTSAETRNGTWKLQVKDVYTHDTGTLEGWTLTF, encoded by the coding sequence ATGCGACACCACCGCTCGACCCGGCTGCGGGTCGCCACCGCCCTCCCGGTCGCCGCAGCGCTGCTCCTCGCCGGGGTGGGCTACGGCTACGGCGCCGGGCAGCCCGGGGGACAGGTGCTCGGCGCGGGCGCGCCGGGCGCGGTGCCGAACAGCTACATCGCGGTGCTGCGCGACGACACCGTGAGCGCGCAGCAGACCGAGTCCCTGGCGGCCGACCTCGCCCACCGGTACGGCGGCCGGGTCGAGCACACCTACACCGCCACCGTGCGCGGCTTCTCGGCCACCATGGACGAGGCCGGTGCGCGCCGGCTCGCCGCGGACCCGGCCGTGGCCTACGTCGAGCAGGACGCCGTCGCGCGCGCCACCGGCACCCAGGACAAGCCCACCTGGGGCCTGGACCGCGTGGACCAGAAGGACCTGCCGCTGGACTCCAAGTACAACTACGGCAACACCGCCGCCAACGTCACCGCCTACGTCATCGACACCGGCATCCACAAGGAGCACCCCGACTTCGGCGGCCGCGCCGCGGACGGCCGGGACTTCATCGACAACGACTCGGTGGCGCAGGACTGCAACGGCCACGGCACGCACGTCGCGGGCACCATCGGCTCGACCACCTACGGCGTGGCCAAGGACGTGAAGCTGGTCGCCGTCCGGGTGCTCAACTGCCAGGGCTCGGGCCAGTGGTCGCAGGTCATCGCCGGGATCGACTGGGTGGCCGGTAACGCGGTGCAGCCCGCGGTGGCCAACATGAGCCTCGGCGGCTCGGCCTCCACCAGCGTGGACGACGCGGTCAAGCGGCTCGTCGCCGCGGGCGTCACCACCGCGCTGGCCGCCGGCAACGACAACCGCGACGCGTGCAACACCTCGCCCGCCCGCACCCCCGAGGCGATCACGGTCAACGCGACCGACAGCTCGGACAACCGCTCGTCGTTCTCCAACTACGGCACCTGCACCGACATCTTCGCGCCCGGCACCGGCATCACCTCCACCTGGCACACCGGCAGCACCAACTCCATCAGCGGCACGTCGATGGCCTCGCCGCACGTGGCGGGCGCGGCCGCGCTGTACCTGGGCTCGGTCAAGGCGACCGCCACGCCCGCGGAGGTGGCCAAGGCGCTGACCGACAACGCCACCGCAGGCGTGGTGAAGAACGCCGGTGCCGGTTCGCCCGACAAGCTGCTGTTCACCGGGTTCATCGGCGGCGGTGACCCGAACCCGCCCACCTGCACGGGCGGGTCCAACACCGACGACGTGGCCATCCCGGACGCGGGTGCCGCCGTGACCTCGTCCATCACGGTGACCGGCTGCGCGGGTACCGGTGCCGCGGCCACCAAGGTGAAGGTGGACATCGCGCACACCTACGACGCCGACCTCGTAGTCGACCTGCTCGGGCCGAGCGGCACGGCGTACCCGCTGCACAAGTCCGGCGGGATCGGCACGTCGGCAGGCATCCACGAGACCTTCTCGGTGGACACGTCGGCCGAGACCAGGAACGGGACGTGGAAGTTGCAGGTCAAGGACGTCTACACGCACGACACCGGGACGCTGGAGGGCTGGACCCTCACGTTCTGA
- a CDS encoding biliverdin-producing heme oxygenase gives MPSAMQALELGTREVHARVEARLRPHLEHVAATAAHTRVLAVLLGVHEPLDARLRPWSATVPDWAPPDRPALLRADLAAAGWSAERIGAVPRCAPAGLPDVRSLPEALGASYVVEGSALGGLLVSRWLRDNLGLRPDQLRFYLGDGEPARRRFRAFGGCVERVVDGPGAVAAAVDAARRTFDAFERWFARHVPPVSVG, from the coding sequence ATGCCCTCCGCCATGCAGGCCCTGGAACTCGGCACCCGGGAGGTCCACGCCCGCGTGGAGGCGCGGTTGCGGCCGCACCTGGAGCACGTCGCCGCGACCGCGGCGCACACCCGCGTGCTCGCCGTCCTGCTCGGCGTGCACGAACCGCTCGACGCCCGGCTGCGCCCCTGGTCGGCGACCGTGCCCGACTGGGCGCCGCCGGACCGGCCGGCGCTGCTGCGCGCGGACCTCGCGGCCGCGGGGTGGTCGGCCGAGCGGATCGGCGCGGTGCCGCGCTGCGCGCCGGCGGGCCTGCCGGACGTCCGGAGCCTGCCCGAGGCGCTGGGCGCGTCCTACGTCGTGGAGGGCTCCGCCCTCGGCGGCCTGCTGGTCAGCCGCTGGCTGCGCGACAACCTGGGGCTGCGCCCCGACCAGCTCCGCTTCTACCTGGGCGACGGCGAGCCGGCCCGCCGCCGGTTCCGCGCGTTCGGCGGGTGCGTGGAGCGCGTGGTCGACGGGCCGGGGGCGGTGGCGGCCGCCGTGGACGCCGCCCGCCGGACCTTCGACGCCTTCGAGCGGTGGTTCGCGCGGCACGTGCCGCCGGTGTCGGTCGGCTGA
- a CDS encoding STAS domain-containing protein, protein MKGSTGMLALSVESHRTGCAVVVATGELDLAGARRVLDKMDRLISEGRDRIVLDMAGVAFCGAQAMSALVRTRARAQRAGGWLRLAAVPPHVRRVFERTDLDRLFPRYPDVGSAATGRVVSGPDHRVVERKPPSQAR, encoded by the coding sequence GTGAAGGGATCAACGGGGATGCTCGCGCTGTCGGTCGAGTCCCACCGGACCGGGTGCGCGGTGGTGGTGGCGACCGGTGAGTTGGACCTGGCGGGGGCTCGCCGGGTGCTCGACAAGATGGACCGCCTGATCAGCGAGGGGCGGGACCGGATCGTGCTGGACATGGCCGGGGTCGCCTTCTGCGGCGCGCAGGCGATGAGCGCGCTGGTCCGCACCCGGGCCAGGGCGCAGCGCGCCGGCGGGTGGCTGCGGTTGGCCGCCGTGCCGCCGCACGTGCGCAGGGTGTTCGAGCGCACCGACCTCGACCGGTTGTTCCCGCGTTACCCGGACGTGGGATCAGCGGCCACCGGTCGTGTCGTTTCGGGTCCCGATCACCGGGTAGTCGAGCGGAAACCACCCTCCCAAGCGAGGTGA
- a CDS encoding endonuclease/exonuclease/phosphatase family protein codes for MGSLRRIPGLLPAAVLLIGLVAVPAAAATPFKVLQMNLCNSGVAGCFEGGLAVDEAVAMIGRRVPDVVSVNEVCTSDLPRLTAATGANAAYRFAFARNRSTGSDYQCTAGRGAYGSAIIVKEGVAAGGNGLYANQDGGNEVRAWACVRGAVRGFVACTTHLSTTGSVALAQCKELVPATALSFDPTGSATTRHVVVGDLNLKYSPGSSVNAQNCVPSGWFRKGDGDVQHVIARTLTFVSTEEYGMSRTDHPAFVVNYTF; via the coding sequence ATGGGCTCCCTGCGCCGAATTCCCGGCCTCCTGCCGGCCGCGGTCCTGCTGATCGGTCTCGTGGCGGTACCCGCGGCGGCCGCCACGCCGTTCAAGGTCCTCCAGATGAACCTGTGCAACAGCGGCGTCGCGGGCTGCTTCGAGGGCGGCCTGGCCGTGGACGAGGCGGTGGCGATGATCGGCCGCCGCGTGCCCGACGTCGTCTCGGTCAACGAGGTGTGCACCTCCGACCTGCCCCGGCTCACCGCCGCGACCGGCGCGAACGCCGCGTACCGGTTCGCGTTCGCGCGCAACCGGTCGACCGGCTCCGACTACCAGTGCACGGCCGGGCGGGGCGCGTACGGCAGCGCGATCATCGTCAAGGAGGGCGTCGCGGCGGGCGGGAACGGCCTCTACGCCAACCAGGACGGCGGCAACGAGGTGCGGGCCTGGGCGTGCGTTCGCGGCGCCGTCCGCGGGTTCGTCGCGTGCACCACGCACCTGTCCACCACGGGCTCGGTCGCGCTGGCGCAGTGCAAGGAGCTGGTGCCCGCCACCGCGCTGTCGTTCGACCCGACCGGGTCGGCCACGACCAGGCACGTCGTGGTCGGCGACCTGAACCTCAAGTACAGCCCCGGTTCGTCGGTCAACGCGCAGAACTGCGTGCCGTCCGGCTGGTTCCGCAAGGGCGACGGCGACGTGCAGCACGTGATCGCGCGGACGCTGACCTTCGTGTCCACCGAGGAGTACGGCATGTCCCGGACGGACCACCCGGCGTTCGTCGTCAACTACACCTTCTGA
- a CDS encoding Ppx/GppA phosphatase family protein: MSGRRGQVGVLDVGCFSAHLLVVEGSPLNPVLSHKTRLRLDRALDRHNRLRAEGVDQIVNAVRVARRTAERAGVVDFVPFATSSVRDAVNADEVIAEVARRTGTRLRVLPGHEEARLSYLAARRWFGWQAGPLLVLDVGGGTVELAAGDGATPSLARSLPFGARTLTRRMALKAVHDRRSRHQRRGGDEHPELVRVRDAVRDALADVPAPGYRAVGCSKVFQQLARLTGARPQQDGPFVARSLRLADLREWIPRLAAMPAPKRARLPGISRHRAEQSPAGALVVEALMVASGHDQVEICPWSTREGLLLTLGGLGDDDEYSQVA; the protein is encoded by the coding sequence ATGTCCGGAAGACGAGGTCAGGTCGGGGTGCTTGACGTCGGCTGCTTCAGTGCCCACCTGCTCGTGGTCGAGGGGTCGCCCCTCAACCCCGTGCTCTCGCACAAGACCAGGCTCCGCCTGGACCGGGCCCTCGACCGGCACAACCGGCTGCGTGCCGAGGGCGTCGACCAGATCGTGAACGCCGTCCGCGTCGCGCGGCGCACCGCCGAGCGCGCCGGGGTGGTGGACTTCGTCCCCTTCGCGACCTCTTCCGTGCGGGACGCGGTCAACGCCGACGAGGTCATCGCCGAGGTCGCCCGGCGCACCGGCACGCGGTTGCGGGTGCTGCCCGGTCACGAGGAGGCCCGGCTGTCCTACCTGGCGGCTCGCCGCTGGTTCGGCTGGCAGGCCGGGCCGCTGCTCGTGCTGGACGTGGGCGGGGGCACCGTCGAGCTCGCCGCCGGGGACGGGGCCACGCCCTCGTTGGCCCGATCACTGCCGTTCGGTGCTCGTACCCTGACCCGGCGGATGGCGCTCAAGGCGGTCCACGACCGCCGGTCGCGTCACCAGCGGCGTGGTGGTGACGAGCACCCCGAGCTGGTGCGGGTGCGTGACGCCGTGCGCGACGCGCTGGCCGACGTGCCCGCTCCGGGTTACCGCGCCGTCGGGTGTTCGAAGGTGTTCCAGCAGCTCGCGCGGCTCACCGGGGCACGGCCCCAGCAGGACGGCCCGTTCGTGGCGCGGTCGCTGCGGTTGGCCGACCTGCGGGAGTGGATACCCCGGCTGGCCGCCATGCCCGCGCCGAAGCGGGCTCGGCTGCCGGGGATCTCGCGGCACCGCGCCGAGCAGTCGCCGGCCGGTGCGCTGGTGGTGGAGGCGCTGATGGTCGCCTCCGGGCACGACCAGGTGGAGATCTGCCCCTGGTCCACCCGGGAGGGGCTGCTGCTCACCCTCGGTGGGCTGGGTGACGACGACGAGTACAGCCAGGTGGCGTGA
- a CDS encoding GNAT family N-acetyltransferase — MELRPARPHELPLLREVERASGEPFRAHGMPEIADDEPLLLTELQRLHLWVADKDDTPIAWVGVEVLDNAAHIAQLSVHPAHARQGIGAQLLDHVQAWAAEHDLTALTLTTFRRIPWNEPYYRRLGFTEPAHPSPGLQAVLAAEAERGLRPEDRICLHRPVSERA, encoded by the coding sequence GTGGAACTCCGCCCAGCCCGCCCCCACGAACTCCCCCTCCTCCGCGAGGTGGAACGCGCCTCCGGCGAACCCTTCCGAGCCCACGGCATGCCCGAGATAGCCGACGACGAGCCCCTCCTCCTGACCGAACTGCAACGCCTCCACCTCTGGGTGGCCGACAAGGACGACACCCCCATCGCCTGGGTGGGCGTGGAGGTCCTGGACAACGCAGCCCACATAGCCCAGCTCAGCGTCCACCCCGCCCACGCCCGCCAAGGCATCGGCGCGCAGCTCCTGGACCACGTGCAGGCGTGGGCGGCAGAGCACGACCTCACAGCCCTCACCCTCACCACCTTCCGCCGCATACCGTGGAACGAGCCGTACTACCGCCGACTGGGTTTCACAGAACCAGCGCACCCGTCCCCCGGCCTGCAAGCCGTCCTGGCGGCCGAGGCCGAACGCGGCCTGCGCCCCGAGGACCGCATCTGCCTGCACCGACCGGTCAGCGAACGGGCCTGA
- a CDS encoding DUF4383 domain-containing protein, whose amino-acid sequence MSTTTTTRVPHPVRAAAMAVGVVFLLVGVLGFVPGITAHLDRISFAGPGSGAHLLGVFHVSVLHNLVHLLFGVAGLALARSVPAARGYLIGGGALYVVLWLYGLLVDEGSAADFVPLNAADDWLHLGLGAGMVALGLALQGNPNARSA is encoded by the coding sequence ATGAGCACCACCACCACGACGCGCGTGCCGCACCCGGTGCGCGCGGCGGCGATGGCGGTCGGGGTCGTGTTCCTGCTGGTCGGCGTGCTGGGGTTCGTGCCGGGCATCACCGCGCACCTGGACCGGATCTCCTTCGCGGGGCCCGGCTCGGGCGCGCACCTGCTCGGCGTGTTCCACGTGTCCGTGCTGCACAACCTGGTGCACCTGCTGTTCGGCGTCGCCGGCCTGGCCCTGGCGCGCTCGGTGCCCGCCGCCCGGGGGTACCTGATCGGGGGAGGCGCCCTCTACGTGGTGCTGTGGCTGTACGGGCTGCTGGTCGACGAGGGGAGCGCGGCGGACTTCGTGCCGCTCAACGCCGCCGACGACTGGCTGCACCTGGGACTGGGCGCCGGCATGGTCGCGTTGGGGCTGGCCCTCCAGGGCAACCCCAACGCCCGCAGTGCCTGA